From the genome of Parcubacteria group bacterium CG10_big_fil_rev_8_21_14_0_10_36_14:
AACCCAAAAAGAAAGTACTAAGGGATATGATGAGAGAAACATATTTAAACGCGCAAGAAGCGGTTGATTACGGCCTTGTTCATGAGATTATTTAGATCCTGCAAAAAGCGGGATTTTTTAATTGACGGATTGACAAAAACACTAGAAAATAGGAAGATAAAAGTATAGCAAGGTTCTTTGAAATGCAGGAGGAAAATTATGGATTTTCCAGAAAAACATAAGGTAACGTCTTGTCGATTAAATAATGGTATGATGCTTGTGGTTAAGCATTTGCCAATTGCGTCAGTCTTTATAGAAGTAATAATTGCCGGAGGATCTCTTCGTGAATCAGACAAAAATAATGGGATATCTCATTTATTAGAGCATCTTATTGGTGAAGATGGAAAGATAAAAGAAAAAGAAAAAAGGCCACAATACAAGATAGAACGTTTTGGCGGAGAAATGAATGGTTATACTTCGGAGATAGACACAAGTTTTAGTTTAGAGGTTCATAAAAAATTTTGGATACGATGTCTCAAACTACTTCTTGAATGTATTTTTTATCCCAAGTTTAGTCATAAGGACGTTTTAAAAGAAAGAGCCGTAGTGGTTGACGAAATTGTTGATGCTGATGAAAATTTTTACGACCAGATGACTGAACGTCTTTTTGCTAATCACCCATTATCCAGACCTGTTTTAGGCAAGGATATTTCAGTTCAGCATATAGGATTAAAACGTTTAATGTCATGGCATAAGAAGTTTTTTTTACCTTCAAGGACGATATTGATTGTCGTTGGGGACGTTGATATTAAAGATGTAAAAAGGACAGTTGAAGCTTCGGTGGTAGGGGCATTTGAAGACAAAAAGATAGAAATAGAAAAGATACCACCCCTTACTATTAATTATAATGCAGACCCAAAGATAAAAAATATTCAAAATCAAACGTTGATAATGTTTCAGGGTCCGCCAATCTATCATTACGAAGATAGCTTTTATTTTAAACTTATTTCTACTTTTTTTGATGATACTTCTATTTTTTCACCCGTATGGAATATATCAAGACCACTTGGTTTGTATAACGCAATGAGAATAGACGATGAGCTTATTTTACCTGTATGTAATTTTATAGAGATATATCTTACGACTTCTACAAAGAAATTATTAAAAAAGCTTGAAGAAAGATTTTGGGCTTGGATAAGGAGAGTAGGAAAAGACGGACTTAGTGAAGCTCTTTTTTTACGCATAAAAAGACTTTATACTATGAAGTTTGAGCGCGATGTTATGTCTGGTGAATGGTGGATTAATTTATTAAGCGATGCAATATCCTACGGCTATTTTCATAAAATGGACATTTACTTAGATCCAAATATGGTTAGCAAGGAAAAGATTGAAGATGTTTTCAGAAAATATATATCCGAAGACAAATGTGTAATTTTTAGATCTGTTTAATACAGCTGGATTTCCAGCTGTATTTTATTGGTTAGCTTTAAATTTTTATTCAAATCAGCTATACTAAAAAAGTATGGATATACAAATCCTAAAATTTTTAAATAACTTTGCTGGGCAAAACTTATACTTAGATGCCATATTTATATTTTTTGCGGTTTATTTTCCGATTGTTTTTGCGCTTTCGCATTTTTTGTTTTTTATCAAAAATAAAAAAATAGCGCTTTTACTGTGGATCTGGATACTGGCAGTATTCGGATTATTAATAAAAGAAGTTATTAGTCTGTTTTATTTTAGGGTAAGACCGTTTGAGGTGGTAGATGGTATAAATAAATTAATTGATAAGTCCGCGGGCGACGCATCATTTCCCTCAGGCCATACTTTAGTGGCATTTGTTTTAGCTTTTAGTGTTTTTTGGCTGGATAAAAAGTGGGGGATAGTTTTTATTTTAAGCGCGCTTTTTATTGCTTTTGCCAGAATATTTGTAGGTGTGCACTATCCCACAGATATTCTTGGCGGAATGGTTATCGCATTCGCGCTCAGTTTTGTTTTAAGAAAAAAATCTTAAAATATTATGCTATATCCGATTATCATTGCCGGTGGACAAGGAACACGTCTCTGGCCTATTTCAAGAAAAGGAGAGCCAAAGCAAATAAAACCATTTTTGAATGGCAAAACCTTGCTTAAAAAAACTTATGAAAGATTATCGGTAAATATTCCGGGCGAGAATATTTTTTTATCAACAACAAGCCTCTTGAGTGATGTTATACAAAAAGAAATACAAAATCTCCCAAAAGGAAACATTATTATAGAGCCTGAGCCAAGAGGGACTGCTGCCGCGTTGGGACTTTCTTTATTTAGAATTTTAAAAAAGGATAAGGATGCAATATTTGTTTATATAAATTCTGACAATTTTATACAGGATGAAAAAGAATATCATAAAATTTTGTCTATAGGAGAAAAAATAATTTTGCAACATCCTGATAGAATTTTGCTCGTAGGAGTTAAACCAGATTTTCCAGAAATAGGTTATGGGTATATAAAAGTGGGAGATATGGCAGGAGAAACAGATGAACACAAATTTTATTCAGTAGAAAAATTTATTGAAAAGCCTAATATTGAAACCGCGAATAAATTTTTAGAAAGTGGAAACTACCTATGGAATCCTACTTTGATTATTGCCAGAGCAGATGTTTTTTTAAATTTTTATAAAAAACATTTACCGAAGATGTATGACAAATTAACAGAAATTGTAGAAAGTCCTGAAAAAATTGAACAGATATTTCCTACCATAGAGGCAACAAGCGTAGACTGCGGTATACTGGAAAAAGAAAATAATATGTTTGTTTTGCCAGCGGATTTTGGGTGGATGGACATTGGTCACTGGAAGGCGATTTGGGATATGTATGCCTTGGGGATTGATGATAATGTAGAAATAGGCAAACATGTTCATTTGGATAGTCGAGGAAATCTGATATACTCTAATAGGCTTGTAGCGACTATCGGACTAGAGAATATGCTTGTTATTGATTCTCATGACGCGCTTTTGGTTTGCCCTAAAAATCGCGCGCAAGATGTGAAAAAAATAGTAGAAAAATTAAAGCAAGAGAATAAAGAAGATTATTTATAAGTATGAAACTAAAAAAAATTCCAATTTATATTTTATTGGCAATCGTAACGTTTTTATTCATTTTTGCGGTATTTTTTGGTTATTTTTTATCAGAGTTTTATGTTAAACGACCTCCGAAAAATGCCGAACTTGTATTTTTTACGATTGAAGAAGGCGAGGGGGCAAATCTAATCGGCCAAAAGCTTGAGGAAGCAGGAGTTATAAATAATAAGCTTGCTTTTAAGGCATATGTGTGGCTTTTTGGACTTCAGCTAATTTTTCAGCCGGGGGACTATACTTTAAAGGTGGGTCAAAATATTTCTAAGTTAGCAAATGAGATGACGGCGATAAGAATAAAAGAAAAGACTTTTACTATTATTGAAGGCTGGACTCTCAGGGATTTGGCAGAATATTTAATAAAAAAAGAGTTAATAGCCAATGAAAATGAATTATATTATCTAACCGCTCATCCGGCAGTAGATTACAGAAATGCCAAAGTAGATTTTAAGGGAGGTTGGCAATATGATTTTTTAGCTGATAAACCGGCTTATGTTTCTTTGGAAGGATATATCTATCCTGACACTTATCGTATTTTGGCAGACGGAACGGTTGATAATTTATTAAAAAAAGCTTTGGATAATTTTGGTAAAAAACTGACACCCGAGATACGCGCGGAAATAAAAAAACAAAACAGAACAATTTTTGAGGTTCTAACAATGGCCAGCATAATAGAAAGGGAGGTAAATAGTTATGAAGATAGAAGAATTGTGGCCGACATAATAAGACGCCGGATAAAATACAATATGTCTTTACAGATGGATTCAACTATTAATTATTTTACTAATTCTGGCAGAAGCCGTTCTACGTATGATGATTTAAGTGTTGATTCTCCGTGGAATACTTACAAATATAAAGGACTTCCACTCGGACCGATAAATAATCCCAGCGTTTGGTCAATAAAAGCCGCACTTTATCCAACACCAAACGAATATTTATATTTTTTAACGGATAAAGAAGGGCGCGTATATTATGCCAAGACTGGTGCTGAACATCAGGCAAACAGAAAATATTTAGACTAAATAAAACAAGCGGAAATAGATCCCGCTTGTTTTATTTGATAAAATTAAGATATATGCCTCAAACAATAAAACATGACGATACTATATCGTTTGCAAAAAAAGAAAAAGATAACAGCTGGATATATTTGTTGATATTTTTATTTTTTGCTGTGCTAATTGGAGTTTTTGTTTGGTATTTTGGTTTTAGGGCAAATCAAGGGGACATCATTCAGGATGAAGAACCGATAACTATAAAAAAAGTAATTTCCTCGGAATAATAGTGTGAAGAACAAAAAACTTACAAAATTTTTGCCGAGCTGGATATATATGTTTATAGCCGGTATTTTTGCGCTCGCCTGTTTTAATATTATCTTATTTAATATTTTTAATATTGAAGAAGAGGATAGTTATCTGAACTATAGCCATAAGGCAATGGCAAGTGCCGAGCATTTAAAAAAATCAAAAGTAGTTAAAGGAATATACCTCACCGCTTATACTGTTGGGACAAGACGTCTGGATGAGCTTATAACCTTTGTTAAAAATAATAATCTAAATGCGGTTGTTATAGACGTGAAAGGTCCGGTGGGTGAACCAGCTTTTCATTTAAAAAGAGATGCTTTGCAAAAATATAATACACAAAGAGAACTTTACGATGTTGATGGAGTAATCAATAAACTTCACGAAAAAGGTATTTATGCTATAGCCAGACTTTTTGTTTTTCAAGATCCGTATATTGTAGGAATTGAGCCTCAATATGCACTGCAAAGAAAAGGCGGAGGGCTTTGGGCCGATTATAAGGGAGTACGTTGGCTAGATCCGACTCATTTCGGTGTTTGGAAATATACAGTTGAGTTTGCGCGTGAGGCTTATGAGCGGGGTTTTGATGAGGTACAGTTTGATTATATTCGTTTTCCGTCAGACGGAAATCTTGCAACAATAGAATATTCTAATTGGGACGGCACCACATCGAAAGAAGTAGAGATAGAAAAGTTTTTTGCTTATGTTTCAAAAGTTTTACGGGGTGTAAAAATCCCTATTTCCGCCGACCTTTTCGGTCTTGTTTGCTGTTATGACGATTATGATTTGGGAATAGGACAAAAATTATCACGAGCACTTCCGTATTTTGATTTTATTTCGCCAATGATGTATCCGTCGCATTATGCAAATGGATTTATTGGCTATGCTAATCCGGCAGACGCACCTTATGGAGTTGTGAAATATAGTATGGATGAGGCTAATAGAATAAGGAACGGATTGCTTTCTTCAACCAGCACTCCGCTGGCAGAACTCAGGCCATGGATACAAGATTTTGATATTGGAGCTGTTTATGATTCATTTAAAGTTAATGAACAGATTCGCGCGGTTGAAGAAACTGGTGGAGAAGGGTTTTTGATTTGGAATGCGCGGAATGTGTATACAGGTTTAATTACTAATTAATAATTACGAATTACTAATATAAGTTAGCGATGGTTAAGCGAGTGAGCTTGGCTTTTTTATTTCTTCAAATTATATGTTAAAATTAATTCATTATGATTGATTATCAGAAACAATTAAATGAGGAGCAATTCAAGGTTGTTCATGAAGGCGAGGGGCCTTGTTTGGTTTTGGCCGGCGCGGGAAGCGGAAAAACGCGGACAATAATCTATCGGCTGGCGCATCTATTGGAAAAAGGAATAGAGCCGAAAAATATTTGTTTGGTTACTTTTACCAATAAAGCGGCAAAAGAAATGATAAGCCGGGCTGAAATACTTTTGGGATATAGGCCAAAAGGCCTTGTTGGAGGGACATTCCATCATCTTGCTAATTTTTTGCTTCGCAGATACGGAAAAAGAATTGGTTTGGAGCCGAATTTTACTATTATTGATGAAGATGATAAAAAATCGTTATTAAAATCTTCAATTGCAGAGGCAGGGGTTGATACGAAAAAACGCAGGTTTCCTTCCCCGGCGGTTTTAAAAAGCCTTTTTAGTTTTTGCAAAAATAGCAGAAACTCTCTTGAGCAAGTATTGGAGATAAAAAATCCAAAATTTTTGGAGATAAAATCAGAGATAGAAGATGTTCGCCGGATTTTTGAACGTAAGAAAAAAGACGGAAACATGGTGGATTTTGACGACCTTTTGGTTTTAACTTTAAATTTATTAGAAACACAAGAAGATGTAAGAAGGGGGCTGGCTTATAATTTTAAATATGTTTTGGTTGATGAATATCAGGATATAAATCCGGTTCAAGCGGCAATTCTTTATCATTTGGCATCACACCATAAAAATATCTTAGTTGTGGGAGATGACGCGCAGAGTATTTATTCTTTTCGCGCGGCAGATGTAAAAAATATATTAGACTTTCCACGCACCTATCCAAATTCCAAAACATTTCGTTTGGAAACAAACTATCGTTCAACGCCAAATATTCTAAATCTTGCTAATAATAGCATCATCCATAATGTAAACCAATTTCCAAAAAAATTACGTAGTTTGCGTAAAGATGGAATTATTCCACAAGTAGTTCCTGCGGGGACAAGAGAAGATGAGGCAAATTTTATTGCTGACAGAATTTTGGAGCTTCGTGATGAGGGTGTAGAACTACGTGAAATTGCCGTGCTTTTTCGCGCGTCATATCATAGCGAAGTTTTGGAAATGGAATTAACGCGGAGGGATATCCCATATGACTATCGCGGAGGAGTTCGTTTTTTTGAGCGGGCGCATATAAAAGACGTTATTGCTTATCTCCGCGTTTTTTTTAATTTGCAGGATGAAGCGGCGTGGATGAGGATTTTATCTTTTGGTATGGGCATTGGCCCGGCAACAGCAAAAAAAATATTTGAGAGTATAAGTGAAAAAAAAGAACCGCGTATGATTTTGGATATAGATAGCACGAGGTTTGGCATAAAAGCTCGCACTTCGTGGGAAGAAATTTTGAGTGTTTGGAAAAAGTTTGTAAATCTTGAAGCTCGTCCGAATGTTTTTATTGATGAAGTGATAAATTCTTATTACAAGGATTATCTGGAAAATAAATATGAAAATGCTGAGGAGCGTTTGCAGGACTTGTATGAAATGGCAAATTATTCGTCGCGATATGAAGATCTGGAAACGTTTTTATCGGAGATAACGCTTTATGAAGATGTGGCTGTAAAAAGAGAAGCAAGAGCAATAGAAGATGATGAAAGAATTATATTATCAACCATTCATCAGGCCAAGGGACTGGAGTGGAAGGCGGTTTTTGTGATAAATCTTATTGACGGTGCGTTCCCAAATAGAAGGGCGATGATGGAAGATGGTGGGATGGAAGAAGAGCGCCGGCTTTTTTATGTGGCCTCAACCCGAGCTAAAGATGAACTTTATTTGTCTTATGCTTTTACCGGTGGAGACGGAGGATATGGTGGTGGTGGCGGTGGCGGCGGAATGTATTTTAATGAGCCATCACAATTTTTGCGTGAGCTGGATCGTTCTCTTTTAGAGCAGGTTGAGCTAGAAAATGTAGATGACGACTTGCCGGTTATCGATATTAATGCAGAAGAATTGCCGAAAAAAAGTTATTTACCCGATATAAAAATAGAATTTTGATTTGTCATAAAATATTTTTATTAAAATAAAAAATCCCTTAAAGAGGGATTATTTTTTAAAAAATTTATTTATAACAACAGACAAAAATCCGGAAAAAGTGATTGCAACAACAATGCTAACCAGCCAAACTCCAGAGTCTTTTGTTTTATAAAGTCCGAAGAGGATACTTAGGCTAAATAAAAGAACTAAAAGATATCCTTGTTTTTTCTTCATTATTTTCTTTTTTTTCTTTTGTAATATCTACGAAGACCGACTACCATCTTTAGAACGCCGGTACCGAAAATAATTAATGTGAAAAGCGAAAGAAGAATAAGAGAAAAAATCCAAATGCCAGTTTGAAGCGACATTTTTACCTCCATTTTTGTTTGACTACATATTATATGAAATATATAATTTAATCAAGAGTATGAAAAAAACAATAGTTATTTCATTAGGTGGTTCGCTGATTGTTCCCAAAGGCGGGATTGATATTTTATTTTTAAAAAAATTTAAAAAGTTGATAGCAGATTTTGCAAAGAAAGATTATAAAATTATTTTAATTTGTGGAGGAGGGAGAACAGCACGCGATTACCAAAAAAGCGCGAAAGCAATTACAAAATTAACTCGTGATGATTTGGATTGGATCGGTATTCACGCCACGCGTTTAAATGGGCATTTGGTGCGCACTATTTTTAGAGATATCGTTCATCCGACAATTATAAAAAATCCAAATCAAAAAGTGATCTTTAAAGAAAAAGTTTTGATTGGCGTCGGTTGGAGGCCGGGTTGCTCAACGGATTATGATGCGGTTTTATTGGCAAAAACTTATGGAGCAAAAAAAGTTATAAATCTCACAAATATTGATTATCTTTATGATAAAAACCCTACAATATATAAAAATGCTAAAAAAATAAAAGAAATTGACTGGCAGGGTTTTAGAAAAATTGTCGGCAATAAATGGGACCCGGGCGCAAACACACCATTTGATCCGATTGCCAGCCGGGAAGCGCAAAAGTTAGGTTTGGAACTTATTCTTGCAAATGGTAAAAAATTGGATAATTTGAAAAAAATTATAAGAGGTGATAAAAATTTTATAGGTTCAATAGTTTATAATCATTAAAACCGCTAAATAAAGCGGTTTTTTTAATTCTTGACATATATCTATAAGTATGTTAATATAGGATTAACAATTAATAGTCGTAGACAGTAGGATTCTTGAAAGAATTAAACATCAGCACTCCTACCGAGACCGCAATTATCTAAATATAGATAATTTTCCTCGCGTTCTACGGCCCAAAAGGTCGTTTTTTGTTAGCAGTTAGCAAAAAGCTAATAAAGCTAATAAGTAGAATATGCCAAAAACAAAAGAACAAAAAAAACAAGAAGTGGAAATACTGGTTCAAAAATTACAGGATAATAAGTCTGTTGTTTTTGCAAATTATAATGGCTTGAAGGTAAAAGATACAGAAGCGCTTCGGGCAAAATGTCGTGAAAATAATCTTCAATGCGGAATGGCAAAAAAGAATTTATTAAAGCTCGTCTTAAAAGATTTGGGAATTGAAAACCCGGAACTTACAGGCGAAGTTATAGCTTTTTTTGGTAACGATGAAGTTCTTCCGGCAAAAACAGCATCCGAATTTGCTAAAACTCATGAGGCATTAAAAATCGTCGCCGGAATTGTAGATGGAAAATTTGCAACAAAGGCAGATGTTGTAGCGTTATCAAAACTTCCTTCAAGAGAAGAACTATTGGCAAAGATGGTTGGAAGCATAAATGCTCCGATTTCTGGATTTGTCAATGTGTTAGCCGGCAATCTTCGCAATCTTGTATACGTTTTAAATGCAGTAGCTAATAAATAAATAATAAACATTATGTCAGAAGAAAAAACACAAGTTGAAGTGCCTGAAAAATTTAAGGCATTAGTGGAACAGATTGAAACTCTTTCTGTTCTAGAACTTTCAGAACTTGTAAAAGTTTTGGAAGAAAAATTTGGAGTTAGCGCAGCCGCTCCAATGGCCGTAGCTGCAGTAGCAGGCGGTGCAGTAGAAGCTGCAGAAGAAAAAACAGAATTTGACGTAGAGCTTGTTGCCGCAGGCGACAACAAAATCAGCGTTATTAAAGTTGTAAAAGAAATTACCGGTCTTGGCCTAAAAGATGCCAAGGATTTGGTAGATGGCGCGCCAAAAGTTCTTAAAGAAAAATTAAAGAAAGAAGAAGCAGAAAGCATGAAGGCAAAATTAGTAGAAGCAGGCGCAACAGTAAATTTGAAGTAATTTTCATAACATCTAATATAAGACCACTCCGGATTTCTGGGGTGGTTTTATATTTGGCGATTTTATGGTAATTTAATACTAAATACTAACTAGCAAGTATTGATTGCTATTTTTATGGATTTATTTGATAAAAATCTAAATCAAAATCAGCCGTTGCCAGACAGATTACGCCCAAAAACATTGGATGATTTTTTTGGACAGCAACATTTAGTCGGTAAAGACGCACCTCTTCGCAAAATGATAGAAGCGGACGATATACCTTCTATGATTTTTTGGGGACCTCCTGGAACCGGAAAAACCACGTTATCAGAAATTATTGCTATGCGGACAGGAGCGCATTTTAAGGCGCTTTCTGCCACTTCAAGCGGAAAGAAGGATTTGCAGATAGTTATAGAAGAGGCAAATAACCGCTTAAAACTTCAGAATAAAAAAACTATTCTTTTTGTTGATGAAATACATCGTTGGAATAAAGCGCAACAAGATGCCCTCTTGCCTTATGTGGAAAAGGGCATAATTACACTTATTGGCGCGACAACAGAAAATCCTTCTTTTGAAATAGTTGGCGCTTTACTTTCCAGAACACGCGTATTTGCCCTCAATCAATTAGAAAAAGACGATTTGCTTGCTATTTTAAAGAACGCGCTTAGGCTTTATTTTAGGAATGGGACAAAGATGCAGTTTGAAGAAGGCGCGCCGTCTCTTTTGATTGGATTGGCAGGAGGGGATGCGCGCGCGCTTTTAGGCGCTTTGGAGATTGTTATAAAACTGAAAAAAGAAAAAAATAATGCTATAATTAAAAAAGAAGATATAAAAAATGCATATTTGAATGCCAATCTTTTTTATGACAAAGCAGGGGAAGAGCACTACAATATAGTTTCTGCTTTGCATAAATCAATGCGCGGAAGTGATGCCAATGCCGCGCTTTACTGGCTTGGAAGAATGCTTACGGCCGGAGAAAACCCACTCTATATCGCCCGTCGTTTAGTACGTTTTGCGTCAGAAGATATTGGGCTTGCTGACCCGAACGCTTTAACTCAAGCGGTAGCGAGTTATCAGGCAACTCATTTTTTAGGAATGCCGGAATGTAACACAGCTCTTGCCCAGGCAGTTGTTTATATGGCTCGGGCACCAAAGTCAAATGAGCTTTATAAGGCATACAATGAAGCTGAAAAAGATATACGCGAAATGCCTCGTGAACCCGTTCCACTGCATTTGCGTAATGCGCCGACAGAATTAATGAAGGATTTGGATTATGGCAAAGGAAATAAGTATAATCCAGATTGCGATGGTTGGGTAGAGCAAGAATATATGCCACCGAGTTTAAAAAATAAAAAATATTTCAATGAATAAAAGGCGAAAAGGAATAGTTGGCGATAAGCGTATATTAACGCTCACGCTGGTGATATTGTGTATTGCCGGAATAATTATTCTACGCCTTTTTTCTTTACAAATTTTAAGTGGAAAAAAATATAAAGAGATTGCCAGTGGAACTCATAATATTTCCGCGAGTTTAAAAGCGGAGAGAGGAAGTATTTTTGCTAAAGAATTTGGTAATGAAGATCTTTATCCCGTGGCCTCCAATAAAACTTTATATTTAGTTTATGCTGAGCCGTCAAAAATTCAAAATAAAACATTGGCTGTAAAGGTTTTATCTGAGACGCTAGGCATTGATGCGGTAAAGCTTAAGGGAATTATTTTAAAGAATGATCCATATGAACCAATAGCTCATTATATTTCAAAAGAAACAATAGAAAAAATAAAAGAATACAGCGTTGCAGGAATTGGCTTTGAAGAAGAGATAAAGAGATATTACCCGGAAAAAAGTTTCGGTGGACAGATTTTGGGTTTTGTCGGGTTTGATGCTGTAGCGCAGAGTGGAAGATATGGGCTTGAAGGTTATTTTGAAAAAGAACTTTCTGGTAGATCTGGATATTTAAGTGGAGAAAAAGATGGATTTGGTCGAC
Proteins encoded in this window:
- a CDS encoding ATP-dependent Clp protease proteolytic subunit, producing the protein PKKKVLRDMMRETYLNAQEAVDYGLVHEII
- a CDS encoding phosphatase PAP2 family protein — its product is MDIQILKFLNNFAGQNLYLDAIFIFFAVYFPIVFALSHFLFFIKNKKIALLLWIWILAVFGLLIKEVISLFYFRVRPFEVVDGINKLIDKSAGDASFPSGHTLVAFVLAFSVFWLDKKWGIVFILSALFIAFARIFVGVHYPTDILGGMVIAFALSFVLRKKS
- a CDS encoding endolytic transglycosylase MltG; this encodes MKLKKIPIYILLAIVTFLFIFAVFFGYFLSEFYVKRPPKNAELVFFTIEEGEGANLIGQKLEEAGVINNKLAFKAYVWLFGLQLIFQPGDYTLKVGQNISKLANEMTAIRIKEKTFTIIEGWTLRDLAEYLIKKELIANENELYYLTAHPAVDYRNAKVDFKGGWQYDFLADKPAYVSLEGYIYPDTYRILADGTVDNLLKKALDNFGKKLTPEIRAEIKKQNRTIFEVLTMASIIEREVNSYEDRRIVADIIRRRIKYNMSLQMDSTINYFTNSGRSRSTYDDLSVDSPWNTYKYKGLPLGPINNPSVWSIKAALYPTPNEYLYFLTDKEGRVYYAKTGAEHQANRKYLD
- a CDS encoding ATP-dependent DNA helicase; the encoded protein is MIDYQKQLNEEQFKVVHEGEGPCLVLAGAGSGKTRTIIYRLAHLLEKGIEPKNICLVTFTNKAAKEMISRAEILLGYRPKGLVGGTFHHLANFLLRRYGKRIGLEPNFTIIDEDDKKSLLKSSIAEAGVDTKKRRFPSPAVLKSLFSFCKNSRNSLEQVLEIKNPKFLEIKSEIEDVRRIFERKKKDGNMVDFDDLLVLTLNLLETQEDVRRGLAYNFKYVLVDEYQDINPVQAAILYHLASHHKNILVVGDDAQSIYSFRAADVKNILDFPRTYPNSKTFRLETNYRSTPNILNLANNSIIHNVNQFPKKLRSLRKDGIIPQVVPAGTREDEANFIADRILELRDEGVELREIAVLFRASYHSEVLEMELTRRDIPYDYRGGVRFFERAHIKDVIAYLRVFFNLQDEAAWMRILSFGMGIGPATAKKIFESISEKKEPRMILDIDSTRFGIKARTSWEEILSVWKKFVNLEARPNVFIDEVINSYYKDYLENKYENAEERLQDLYEMANYSSRYEDLETFLSEITLYEDVAVKREARAIEDDERIILSTIHQAKGLEWKAVFVINLIDGAFPNRRAMMEDGGMEEERRLFYVASTRAKDELYLSYAFTGGDGGYGGGGGGGGMYFNEPSQFLRELDRSLLEQVELENVDDDLPVIDINAEELPKKSYLPDIKIEF
- a CDS encoding UMP kinase; this translates as MKKTIVISLGGSLIVPKGGIDILFLKKFKKLIADFAKKDYKIILICGGGRTARDYQKSAKAITKLTRDDLDWIGIHATRLNGHLVRTIFRDIVHPTIIKNPNQKVIFKEKVLIGVGWRPGCSTDYDAVLLAKTYGAKKVINLTNIDYLYDKNPTIYKNAKKIKEIDWQGFRKIVGNKWDPGANTPFDPIASREAQKLGLELILANGKKLDNLKKIIRGDKNFIGSIVYNH
- the rplJ gene encoding 50S ribosomal protein L10, producing MPKTKEQKKQEVEILVQKLQDNKSVVFANYNGLKVKDTEALRAKCRENNLQCGMAKKNLLKLVLKDLGIENPELTGEVIAFFGNDEVLPAKTASEFAKTHEALKIVAGIVDGKFATKADVVALSKLPSREELLAKMVGSINAPISGFVNVLAGNLRNLVYVLNAVANK
- a CDS encoding 50S ribosomal protein L7/L12, with the protein product MSEEKTQVEVPEKFKALVEQIETLSVLELSELVKVLEEKFGVSAAAPMAVAAVAGGAVEAAEEKTEFDVELVAAGDNKISVIKVVKEITGLGLKDAKDLVDGAPKVLKEKLKKEEAESMKAKLVEAGATVNLK
- a CDS encoding AAA family ATPase — protein: MDLFDKNLNQNQPLPDRLRPKTLDDFFGQQHLVGKDAPLRKMIEADDIPSMIFWGPPGTGKTTLSEIIAMRTGAHFKALSATSSGKKDLQIVIEEANNRLKLQNKKTILFVDEIHRWNKAQQDALLPYVEKGIITLIGATTENPSFEIVGALLSRTRVFALNQLEKDDLLAILKNALRLYFRNGTKMQFEEGAPSLLIGLAGGDARALLGALEIVIKLKKEKNNAIIKKEDIKNAYLNANLFYDKAGEEHYNIVSALHKSMRGSDANAALYWLGRMLTAGENPLYIARRLVRFASEDIGLADPNALTQAVASYQATHFLGMPECNTALAQAVVYMARAPKSNELYKAYNEAEKDIREMPREPVPLHLRNAPTELMKDLDYGKGNKYNPDCDGWVEQEYMPPSLKNKKYFNE